One region of Solea senegalensis isolate Sse05_10M linkage group LG14, IFAPA_SoseM_1, whole genome shotgun sequence genomic DNA includes:
- the tmem45a gene encoding transmembrane protein 45A codes for MGSFKGHALPGSFFFVAGIWWTAKYALWHASRRNKNLGSTRLSSRVSQRRLEVIESSIVIFFSFVGILAEQFADNGPKLHLYDSVEKHWEDLMNWQHTTMYLFFGLAGTVTLILHTTEGAPLATDRLMLAMAFFNEGFLFFYHLHGRAMLDVHVHQLLLYAIFGEALVSFLEVFHRGNIVLELLRCTLTVLQGTWFWQIGLVLYPPSGPDWDQKDTGNMMFITMCYSWHLAFAMMVVSVIYCTVSCGVRSRLKRTPPMEMGLLKPRDRDPESEDEVL; via the exons ATGGGGAGCTTTAAAGGCCACGCCCTCCCCGGCAGCTTCTTCTTTGTGGCTGGGATCTGGTGGACGGCAAAGTATGCGCTCTGGCACGCTTCCCGCAGGAACAAGAACTTAGGTTCCACTCGCTTGTCTAGCAGAGTGTCACAGCGCCGCCTGGAGGTCATCGAAAGCTCCATcgtcatcttcttctcttttgtcG GGATTCTGGCAGAGCAGTTTGCTGATAACGGACCGAAGCTGCACTTGTACGACTCTGTGGAGAAACACTGGGAGGACCTGATGAACTGGCAGCACACCACCATGTACCTGTTCTTCGGCCTGGCCGGGACTGTGACGCTGATCCTCCACACCACAGAGGGCGCTCCTCTGGCCACGGACCGATTAATGCTGGCCATGGCGTTCTTTAACGAAG gGTTTCTTTTCTTCTACCACCTCCACGGCAGAGCGATGCTGGACGTCCACGTGCACCAGCTCCTGCTCTACGCCATCTTTGGAGAAGCTCTTGTTTCCTTCCTGGAGGTTTTCCACCGCGGGAACATCGTCCTGGAGCTGCTGCGCTGCACGCTCACCGTCCTGCAGGGAACCTGGTTCTGGCAG ATTGGTTTGGTGCTGTATCCTCCCAGTGGACCAGACTGGGACCAGAAAGACACTGGAAACATGATGTTCATCACCATGTGTTATTCCTGGCACTTGGCCTTCGCCATGATGGTGGTCAGCGTGATCTACTGCACCGTCAGCTG tgggGTTCGATCCAGACTGAAGAGAACTCCTCCGATGGAGATGGGACTCCTGAAACCCAGAGACAGAGACCCAGAGTCCGAGGACGAGGTTTTATGA